The Thunnus albacares chromosome 11, fThuAlb1.1, whole genome shotgun sequence genome contains a region encoding:
- the efhc2 gene encoding EF-hand domain-containing family member C2 translates to MALPFLPGRSPNKHLGKERFHKSQHFDYSNGVPMLVGSEKPGIGGELLIGQRIKPKYSVYPKGEGSDLPSWVAFDKQALCFEAYSQEAVPEAQNETYRIRKCKIYFYLEDDTIQVVEPEYKNSGIPQGTLIRRQRIPLPPPNDDHFYSIFHFNINQQMVLYSHTFTLTNCDTFTRNFLTKLGVRINDPTTVPDDPYSNHREQIEKSMRPLRPYERRDTLKQFLDHDRKVLRFFCFWDDTETVFGDLRELIMHYFLADDTIEIHEVISPNSGRDTVPKFLRRSKLPKHAPSQIKQPGALADRTVLNVFASTSQGKHYILDSLKTGAVHEEFYKTCDLMVGGEVNVWGRRVIISDCDDFTKDYYRSNYGIEDFTPVQYKAPPLPKPPRPMPPYNGFGSEEDSLSSCQGLLPKPPQKDFRKFMEKDRCGLDSNVLNFRAKMVTNDEVDRDRVFIISLYLCDDSISVFERSQRNSGVLGGKFLERRRVKKPGQELFKSQLSEYFTAQDLYVGTTLCINNKNFQLLDADEYTFNYMEQHAEEFPKANMGNILSKLRLVPEEKQSEIRKFLALSDPSNTGFISYESFRGLLMGLECGLSEHEVLVLGRCFSVREQPEVDVGLMLAVAQDFLKKKHFEELPYMARAFIHHDRHKTGRLSTKETRTICKAFQLPLPENLLGSLLRKFADGDEVDYHAFLAGINWVEHPSPPVMPEDILKFDLNSRFEDNGSALKNVNYTALLHDVFISVSNNDDPTAVTSA, encoded by the exons ATGGCTTTACCGTTTCTACCCGGCAGGTCTCCCAACAAACAC CTGGGGAAGGAGAGATTCCACAAATCCCAACATTTTGACTACTCCAATGGAGTCCCTATGCTGGTGGGGTCTGAAAAGCCAGGCATTGGAGGAGAGCTGTTGATCGGCCAGAGGATTAAACCAAAGTATTCCGTCTACCCCAAAGGAGAGGGCAGTGATTTACCATCATGGGTGGCCTTTGACAAACAG GCTCTGTGTTTTGAAGCATACTCTCAGGAGGCTGTGCCTGAGGCTCAGAATGAGACATACAGAATCAGAAAGTGTAAGATCTACTTCTACCTGGAAGATGATACCATACAGGTGGTCGAGCCAGAGTACAAGAACAGTGGCATCCCTCAAG GAACACTTATCCGTCGTCAACGTATCCCACTGCCTCCCCCAAACGATGACCATTTCTACAGCATTTTCCATTTCAACATTAACCAACAGATGGTGCTGTACTCTCACACATTCACTCTGACCAACTGTGACACCTTTACAAGGAACTTTCTTACAAAACTTGGGGTGCGCATAAATGACCCCACCACTGTCCCTGATGATCCCTACAGCAACCACCGGGAACAG ATTGAGAAGAGTATGAGGCCACTTCGGCCGTATGAGAGGCGCGACACTCTGAAGCAGTTCTTGGACCATGACCGCAAAGTCCTGcgcttcttctgcttctgggATGACACAGAGACTGTGTTCGGGGACCTGCGGGAGCTAATAATGCACTACTTCCTGGCTGATGACACCATAGAAATCCATGAGGTCATCTCCCCAAACTCTGGGAGAGATACTGTGCCCAAATTCCTCCGCCGCAGCAAACTGCCTAAG CATGCTCCATCACAAATTAAGCAGCCTGGAGCGCTCGCGGACCGTACAGTGCTCAATGTGTTTGCCTCCACGAGTCAGGGGAAACACTACATACTGGACAGCCTCAAA ACAGGAGCCGTCCATGAGGAGTTTTATAAGACCTGTGATCTGATGGTTGGTGGGGAGGTGAATGTGTGGGGCAGGAGAGTGATTATCTCTGACTGTGATGACTTCACCAAAGACTACTATCGCTCCAATTATGGCATAG AGGACTTTACTCCAGTGCAGTACAAAGCTCCCCCACTCCCTAAGCCCCCGAGGCCTATGCCCCCCTACAACGGCTTTGGCTCAGAAGAGGACTCACTAAGCTCCTGCCAGGGCCTGCTGCCCAAGCCCCCACAGAAAGATTTCCGCAAATTTATGGAGAAAGACAG ATGTGGCCTAGACAGTAATGTGCTGAACTTCCGTGCTAAGATGGTGACCAATGATGAGgttgacagagacagagtgtTCATCATCTCCCTCTACCTCTGCGATGACTCCATCAGTGTGTTTGAACGCTCTCAGAGGAATTCAG GTGTGCTCGGGGGTAAGTTTCTGGAGCGCCGTCGTGTAAAGAAGCCAGGCCAGGAGTTGTTTAAGAGCCAGCTGTCTGAGTACTTTACAGCTCAGGATCTGTACGTCGGAACTACCCTCTGCATCAACAACAAGAACTTCCAACTTCTGGATGCAGATGAATACACCTTCAACTACATGGAGCAACATGCTGAGGAG TTCCCGAAAGCCAACATGGGCAACATCCTTAGTAAACTACGCTTGGTTCCGGAGGAGAAACAGAGTGAGATCAGGAAGTTTCTGGCTCTCAGTGATCCCAGCAACACTGGCTTCATATCCTATGAGTCATTCAG GGGCCTGCTGATGGGTCTGGAGTGCGGGCTGTCAGAGCATGAGGTGCTGGTGCTGGGCCGATGTTTCTCAGTGCGCGAACAGCCTGAGGTGGACGTAGGGCTGATGCTGGCTGTGGCCCAGGACTTCCTCAAGAAGAAGCACTTTGAAGAGCTCCCTTACATGGCCAGAGCCTTCATACACCATGACCGACACAA AACCGGCCGACTCTCCACCAAAGAGACAAGGACCATCTGTAAGGCCTTCCAGCTTCCCCTGCCTGAGAACCTGCTCGGAAGTCTGCTTAGGAA GTTTGCAGATGGAGACGAGGTTGACTACCATGCCTTCCTGGCTGGCATTAACTGGGTAGAGCACCCTTCTCCCCCAGTAATGCCAGAAGACATCTTAAAG TTTGATCTGAACTCGAGGTTTGAGGACAATGGATCTGCACTGAAAAACGTCAACTACACTGCCCTGCTGCATGACGTATTCATCAGCGTCTCCAACAACGATGACCCAACAGCCGTCACCTcagcatag
- the fundc1 gene encoding FUN14 domain-containing protein 1: MQMTPDVQAAEDRPAVSKMANSNKELEEEIYDKVVDLTEYAKRQRWWSRVFGKNSGPVAEKYSVATQIAIGGVSGWCAGYLFQKVGKVAATAVGGGLLLLQIANNSGYIQVDWKRVEKDVNKAKKQLKKGTHKAGPELNTFVEKSTEFVKKNIVVTSGFVGGFLLGLAS; encoded by the exons ATGCAAATGACGCCGGACGTGCAGGCAGCTGAGGACAGACCAGCCGTATCCAAAATGGCGAACAGCAACAAGG AGCTGGAAGAGGAGATTTATGACAAGGTTGTAGACCTGACAGAATATGCCAAACGTCAGCGATGGTGGAGCCGTGTTTTTGGGAAAAACTCTGGCCCAGTAGCAGAGAAATACTCCGTGGCCACACAGATAGCCATAGGGGGAGTGAGTGGATG gtGTGCAGGATATCTCTTCCAGAAGGTTGGAAAGGTTGCTGCTACAGCTGTAGGGGGAGGTCTTCTGTTGCTGCAG ATAGCTAACAACAGTGGATATATCCAAGTGGACTGGAAAAGAGTAGAAAAGGATGTCAACAAAGCCAAGAAGCAATTAAAGAAGGGCACCCACAAAGCAGGTCCAGagttaaacacatttgttgAGAAG tcCACAGAAtttgtgaagaaaaacattgttGTCACAAGTGGTTTCGTCGGAGGCTTCCTGCTTGGCCTGGCATCCTAG
- the LOC122991984 gene encoding norrin: MKPSITVGSPSGLLLVLMCCPLLGLVHSASSNKASDKGHPHLGDTDPERCMRHHFVETITHPIYKCNSKMVLLARCEGHCSHTTRSDPLISFSSVLKQPFKSTCSCCRPHTSKLKAVRLRCAGGTRITATYRYILACNCEECS; encoded by the exons ATGAAACCCTCAATCACTGTGGGCTCCCCTTCTGGCCTGCTGCTGGTCCTGAtgtgctgccccctgctgggcTTGGTTCACTCTGCCAGCAGCAACAAGGCCAGCGATAAGGGACACCCACATCTGGGAGACACTGATCCAGAGCGCTGCATGAGGCACCACTTTGTAGAGACCATCACCCACCCAATTTATAAGTGCAACTCCAAG ATGGTGTTGCTGGCGCGCTGCGAGGGCCACTGCAGCCATACGACCCGTTCCGACCCCCTCATCTCCTTCAGCTCGGTGCTCAAACAGCCATTCAAAAGcacctgctcctgctgcagGCCCCACACCTCCAAGCTGAAGGCAGTGAGGCTGCGCTGCGCCGGCGGGACTCGCATTACGGCCACTTACAGATACATCCTAGCCTGCAACTGTGAGGAGTGCAGCTGA